A region from the Chionomys nivalis chromosome 22, mChiNiv1.1, whole genome shotgun sequence genome encodes:
- the Nr4a2 gene encoding nuclear receptor subfamily 4 group A member 2 isoform X1 has protein sequence MPCVQAQYGSSPQGASPASQSYSYHSSGEYSSDFLTPEFVKFSMDLTNTEITATTSLPSFSTFMDNYSTGYDVKPPCLYQMPLSGQQSSIKVEDIQMHNYQQHSHLPPQSEEMMPHSGSVYYKPSSPPTPSTPGFQVQHSPMWDDPGSLHNFHQNYVATTHMIEQRKTPVSRLSLFSFKQSPPGTPVSSCQMRFDGPLHVPMNPEPAGSHHVVDGQTFAVPNPIRKPASMGFPGLQIGHASQLLDSQVPSPPSRGSPSNEGLCAVCGDNAACQHYGVRTCEGCKGFFKRTVQKNAKYVCLANKNCPVDKRRRNRCQYCRFQKCLAVGMVKEVVRTDSLKGRRGRLPSKPKSPQDPSPPSPPVSLISALVRAHVDSNPAMTSLDYSRFQANPDYQMSGDDTQHIQQFYDLLTGSMEIIRGWAEKIPGFADLPKADQDLLFESAFLELFVLRLAYRSNPVEGKLIFCNGVVLHRLQCVRGFGEWIDSIVEFSSNLQNMNIDISAFSCIAALAMVTERHGLKEPKRVEELQNKIVNCLKDHVTFNNGGLNRPNYLSKLLGKLPELRTLCTQGLQRIFYLKLEDLVPPPAIIDKLFLDTLPF, from the exons ATGCCTTGTGTTCAGGCGCAGTATGGGTCCTCGCCTCAAGGAGCCAGCCCCGCTTCTCAGAGCTACAGTTACCACTCTTCGGGAGAATACAGCTCCGATTTCTTAACTCCAGAGTTTGTCAAGTTTAGCATGGACCTCACCAACACTGAAATCACTGCCACCACTTCTCTCCCCAGCTTCAGTACCTTTATGGACAACTACAGCACAGGCTACGACGTCAAGCCACCTTGCTTGTACCAAATGCCCCTGTCCGGACAGCAGTCCTCCATTAAGGTGGAAGACATTCAGATGCACAACTACCAGCAGCACAGCCACCTGCCCCCTCAGTCCGAGGAGATGATGCCACACTCCGGGTCGGTTTACTACAAGCCCTCCTCGCCCCCGACGCCCAGCACCCCGGGCTTCCAGGTGCAGCATAGCCCAATGTGGGACGACCCGGGGTCTCTTCACAACTTCCATCAGAACTACGTGGCCACCACGCACATGATCGAGCAGAGGAAGACACCTGTCTCCCGCCTTTCACTCTTCTCCTTTAAGCAGTCGCCCCCGGGCACTCCTGTGTCTAGCTGCCAGATGCGCTTCGACGGGCCTCTGCACGTCCCCATGAACCCGGAGCCCGCGGGCAGCCACCACGTAGTGGATGGGCAGACCTTCGCCGTGCCCAACCCCATTCGCAAGCCGGCATCCATGGGCTTCCCGGGCCTGCAGATCGGCCACGCGTCGCAGTTGCTTGACTCGCAGGTGCCCTCGCCGCCGTCCCGGGGCTCTCCCTCCAACGAGGGTCTGTGCGCCGTCTGCGGCGACAACGCAGCCTGTCAGCACTACGGTGTTCGCACTTGTGAGGGCTGCAAAGGTTTCTTTAAG CGCACGGTGCAAAAAAACGCGAAATACGTGTGTTTAGCAAATAAGAACTGCCCAGTGGACAAGCGCCGCCGAAATCGTTGTCAGTACTGTCGATTTCAGAAGTGCCTGGCTGTTGGGATGGTTAAAGAAG TGGTTCGTACGGACAGTTTAAAAGGCCGGAGAGGTCGTTTACCCTCGAAACCGAAGAGCCCACAGGATCCCTCTCCCCCCTCACCTCCGGTGAGCCTGATCAGTGCCCTCGTCAGAGCCCACGTCGACTCCAATCCGGCTATGACCAGCCTGGACTATTCCAGG TTTCAGGCAAACCCTGACTATCAGATGAGTGGAGATGACACCCAACATATCCAGCAATTCTACGATCTCCTGACTGGCTCTATGGAGATCATCAGAGGTTGGGCCGAGAAGATCCCTGGCTTTGCTGACCTGCCCAAAGCTGATCAAGACCTGCTTTTTGAGTCAGCTTTCTTAGAATTATTTGTTCTGCGATTAGCGTACAG GTCCAACCCAGTGGAGGGTAAACTCATCTTTTGCAATGGGGTGGTCTTGCACAGGTTGCAATGCGTGCGTGGCTTTGGGGAATGGATTGATTCCATTGTTGAATTCTCCTCCAACTTGCAGAATATGAACATCGacatttctgccttctcctgcATTGCTGCCCTGGCTATGGTCACAG AGAGACACGGGCTCAAGGAACCTAAGAGAGTGGAAGAACTGCAAAACAAAATTGTAAATTGTCTTAAAGACCACGTGACTTTCAATAACGGGGGCTTGAACCGACCCAACTATCTGTCGAAACTGTTGGGGAAGCTCCCAGAACTCCGCACCCTTTGCACACAGGGCCTCCAGCGCATTTTCTACCTAAAACTGGAAGACTTGGTACCGCCACCAGCAATAATTGACAAACTTTTCCTAGATACCTTGCCTTTCTAA
- the Nr4a2 gene encoding nuclear receptor subfamily 4 group A member 2 isoform X3 encodes MPCVQAQYGSSPQGASPASQSYSYHSSGEYSSDFLTPEFVKFSMDLTNTEITATTSLPSFSTFMDNYSTGYDVKPPCLYQMPLSGQQSSIKVEDIQMHNYQQHSHLPPQSEEMMPHSGSVYYKPSSPPTPSTPGFQVQHSPMWDDPGSLHNFHQNYVATTHMIEQRKTPVSRLSLFSFKQSPPGTPVSSCQMRFDGPLHVPMNPEPAGSHHVVDGQTFAVPNPIRKPASMGFPGLQIGHASQLLDSQVPSPPSRGSPSNEGLCAVCGDNAACQHYGVRTCEGCKGFFKRTVQKNAKYVCLANKNCPVDKRRRNRCQYCRFQKCLAVGMVKEVVRTDSLKGRRGRLPSKPKSPQDPSPPSPPVSLISALVRAHVDSNPAMTSLDYSRFQANPDYQMSGDDTQHIQQFYDLLTGSMEIIRGWAEKIPGFADLPKADQDLLFESAFLELFVLRLAYRI; translated from the exons ATGCCTTGTGTTCAGGCGCAGTATGGGTCCTCGCCTCAAGGAGCCAGCCCCGCTTCTCAGAGCTACAGTTACCACTCTTCGGGAGAATACAGCTCCGATTTCTTAACTCCAGAGTTTGTCAAGTTTAGCATGGACCTCACCAACACTGAAATCACTGCCACCACTTCTCTCCCCAGCTTCAGTACCTTTATGGACAACTACAGCACAGGCTACGACGTCAAGCCACCTTGCTTGTACCAAATGCCCCTGTCCGGACAGCAGTCCTCCATTAAGGTGGAAGACATTCAGATGCACAACTACCAGCAGCACAGCCACCTGCCCCCTCAGTCCGAGGAGATGATGCCACACTCCGGGTCGGTTTACTACAAGCCCTCCTCGCCCCCGACGCCCAGCACCCCGGGCTTCCAGGTGCAGCATAGCCCAATGTGGGACGACCCGGGGTCTCTTCACAACTTCCATCAGAACTACGTGGCCACCACGCACATGATCGAGCAGAGGAAGACACCTGTCTCCCGCCTTTCACTCTTCTCCTTTAAGCAGTCGCCCCCGGGCACTCCTGTGTCTAGCTGCCAGATGCGCTTCGACGGGCCTCTGCACGTCCCCATGAACCCGGAGCCCGCGGGCAGCCACCACGTAGTGGATGGGCAGACCTTCGCCGTGCCCAACCCCATTCGCAAGCCGGCATCCATGGGCTTCCCGGGCCTGCAGATCGGCCACGCGTCGCAGTTGCTTGACTCGCAGGTGCCCTCGCCGCCGTCCCGGGGCTCTCCCTCCAACGAGGGTCTGTGCGCCGTCTGCGGCGACAACGCAGCCTGTCAGCACTACGGTGTTCGCACTTGTGAGGGCTGCAAAGGTTTCTTTAAG CGCACGGTGCAAAAAAACGCGAAATACGTGTGTTTAGCAAATAAGAACTGCCCAGTGGACAAGCGCCGCCGAAATCGTTGTCAGTACTGTCGATTTCAGAAGTGCCTGGCTGTTGGGATGGTTAAAGAAG TGGTTCGTACGGACAGTTTAAAAGGCCGGAGAGGTCGTTTACCCTCGAAACCGAAGAGCCCACAGGATCCCTCTCCCCCCTCACCTCCGGTGAGCCTGATCAGTGCCCTCGTCAGAGCCCACGTCGACTCCAATCCGGCTATGACCAGCCTGGACTATTCCAGG TTTCAGGCAAACCCTGACTATCAGATGAGTGGAGATGACACCCAACATATCCAGCAATTCTACGATCTCCTGACTGGCTCTATGGAGATCATCAGAGGTTGGGCCGAGAAGATCCCTGGCTTTGCTGACCTGCCCAAAGCTGATCAAGACCTGCTTTTTGAGTCAGCTTTCTTAGAATTATTTGTTCTGCGATTAGCGTACAG AATATGA
- the Nr4a2 gene encoding nuclear receptor subfamily 4 group A member 2 isoform X2, producing the protein MDNYSTGYDVKPPCLYQMPLSGQQSSIKVEDIQMHNYQQHSHLPPQSEEMMPHSGSVYYKPSSPPTPSTPGFQVQHSPMWDDPGSLHNFHQNYVATTHMIEQRKTPVSRLSLFSFKQSPPGTPVSSCQMRFDGPLHVPMNPEPAGSHHVVDGQTFAVPNPIRKPASMGFPGLQIGHASQLLDSQVPSPPSRGSPSNEGLCAVCGDNAACQHYGVRTCEGCKGFFKRTVQKNAKYVCLANKNCPVDKRRRNRCQYCRFQKCLAVGMVKEVVRTDSLKGRRGRLPSKPKSPQDPSPPSPPVSLISALVRAHVDSNPAMTSLDYSRFQANPDYQMSGDDTQHIQQFYDLLTGSMEIIRGWAEKIPGFADLPKADQDLLFESAFLELFVLRLAYRSNPVEGKLIFCNGVVLHRLQCVRGFGEWIDSIVEFSSNLQNMNIDISAFSCIAALAMVTERHGLKEPKRVEELQNKIVNCLKDHVTFNNGGLNRPNYLSKLLGKLPELRTLCTQGLQRIFYLKLEDLVPPPAIIDKLFLDTLPF; encoded by the exons ATGGACAACTACAGCACAGGCTACGACGTCAAGCCACCTTGCTTGTACCAAATGCCCCTGTCCGGACAGCAGTCCTCCATTAAGGTGGAAGACATTCAGATGCACAACTACCAGCAGCACAGCCACCTGCCCCCTCAGTCCGAGGAGATGATGCCACACTCCGGGTCGGTTTACTACAAGCCCTCCTCGCCCCCGACGCCCAGCACCCCGGGCTTCCAGGTGCAGCATAGCCCAATGTGGGACGACCCGGGGTCTCTTCACAACTTCCATCAGAACTACGTGGCCACCACGCACATGATCGAGCAGAGGAAGACACCTGTCTCCCGCCTTTCACTCTTCTCCTTTAAGCAGTCGCCCCCGGGCACTCCTGTGTCTAGCTGCCAGATGCGCTTCGACGGGCCTCTGCACGTCCCCATGAACCCGGAGCCCGCGGGCAGCCACCACGTAGTGGATGGGCAGACCTTCGCCGTGCCCAACCCCATTCGCAAGCCGGCATCCATGGGCTTCCCGGGCCTGCAGATCGGCCACGCGTCGCAGTTGCTTGACTCGCAGGTGCCCTCGCCGCCGTCCCGGGGCTCTCCCTCCAACGAGGGTCTGTGCGCCGTCTGCGGCGACAACGCAGCCTGTCAGCACTACGGTGTTCGCACTTGTGAGGGCTGCAAAGGTTTCTTTAAG CGCACGGTGCAAAAAAACGCGAAATACGTGTGTTTAGCAAATAAGAACTGCCCAGTGGACAAGCGCCGCCGAAATCGTTGTCAGTACTGTCGATTTCAGAAGTGCCTGGCTGTTGGGATGGTTAAAGAAG TGGTTCGTACGGACAGTTTAAAAGGCCGGAGAGGTCGTTTACCCTCGAAACCGAAGAGCCCACAGGATCCCTCTCCCCCCTCACCTCCGGTGAGCCTGATCAGTGCCCTCGTCAGAGCCCACGTCGACTCCAATCCGGCTATGACCAGCCTGGACTATTCCAGG TTTCAGGCAAACCCTGACTATCAGATGAGTGGAGATGACACCCAACATATCCAGCAATTCTACGATCTCCTGACTGGCTCTATGGAGATCATCAGAGGTTGGGCCGAGAAGATCCCTGGCTTTGCTGACCTGCCCAAAGCTGATCAAGACCTGCTTTTTGAGTCAGCTTTCTTAGAATTATTTGTTCTGCGATTAGCGTACAG GTCCAACCCAGTGGAGGGTAAACTCATCTTTTGCAATGGGGTGGTCTTGCACAGGTTGCAATGCGTGCGTGGCTTTGGGGAATGGATTGATTCCATTGTTGAATTCTCCTCCAACTTGCAGAATATGAACATCGacatttctgccttctcctgcATTGCTGCCCTGGCTATGGTCACAG AGAGACACGGGCTCAAGGAACCTAAGAGAGTGGAAGAACTGCAAAACAAAATTGTAAATTGTCTTAAAGACCACGTGACTTTCAATAACGGGGGCTTGAACCGACCCAACTATCTGTCGAAACTGTTGGGGAAGCTCCCAGAACTCCGCACCCTTTGCACACAGGGCCTCCAGCGCATTTTCTACCTAAAACTGGAAGACTTGGTACCGCCACCAGCAATAATTGACAAACTTTTCCTAGATACCTTGCCTTTCTAA